In Flavobacterium sp. GSB-24, the genomic window AAGATCCAGAATTAAAGAGGGTTGTTCTGAATTTTTTAGGAGAAAGTATAGATGAGGCATTAAAAGAACTTCAAATCGAAAACTATTCTGAATATAAAGCCTTTTATAATGAGTCCGCTAATAGATTGGATTTAATTAATTCAAAGACAAATGAAGTGATCAAATGGCAACAATTGGGCAGTGCCTCTATCTATTTGTATCTGCATCTTGCATTTTTCGGAGGAACGCATAACTATATCAATAGGGATAAGGAAAATATCTATGTCCCGACATTCCTTATGTTGGACCAGGTAAGTACGCCATATTATGATCAGACCAGAAAAGATAAAAAGATAGAAAAAGCGGATAAGGTTGATATTAAGGATTTATCAGAAACGGATAGGGAGAAATTAAACAAGGCACTCAAATACATGGATAATTTTATCAACGGCTTCAAGAAAAAAAAGAAGCAATTTCAGATCATTTTACTGGAGCACATTCCAGAAAATGTATGGGCTGAAGAGAAGCTGGAAAATTTCCATCTTGTTGATAGGGAATTTAAGAATGGAAATAAACTTGTAAATCCTGATAATATTGGTTAATACATTTGTCCAACCTACATGGCTAAAAGTTGTTATTCGGAATATTATAATTTACTATCAATATTGAGTCCTTCTAGTGTATCTTTTGTTATGTTATAATTCATCCAGATTTGTATCTAACTTTTACCGAGATGTCTGTGCCTCCAGGCATATCGTTCTTTTAAAATGCCTTGCCCAATTGACATTGAAATTTGTTTGCCATTGAAAATTGTACTGGTGGAGCTTCAGAATCCGCAACATAAAGATAACGTGTTGAATTCCATAAAAAAAAAGGAAATATACAATCGGTAATGTTTGTGATAAACGCAGAGAGCAGGATTCGAACCTAAACCTTGAAACCTTCATATTCAAAAAGTAAAATAAAATTTGAATATGCAATGCGCGGGTTAGATAAACCTTTAGGGCTTGAGACCTATCAATTAGAACAACTTGTAAAAGGAAATATAGACAAATTAATTGAAAGCACTGAAAATTAATAGGCCATTATAGAATTAGGTCCAAACTGCGGATACAATAGTGAAAACCAATTGTGCCGTCACTGTCGGCACAATTGGAAAGTAAATACCAAATTAACTTTGGGAAAATAAAGTGCAAGCATTTTACAGCTAGTTAACAGGAAAATTGTCGTGACACTGTAACGACAATTGAGATCCATATTTTCAAACTCAGATAAAATTGTTAAAGATTACTGAAGCTCTACCATTCGAACCCAAGTTAAAAAGGGTTTGATTTTAATCTTAGCAAACTTATTGATAAGTGCTGAGTGTCATGATTCTGCTCCAAAACATTGACCCGTGAAATATTTTTAAAAACAGCCTTAGTTTTTTTGGACAAAAAGGTATGTCCTCCAATTAACGTTTAGAGTTTTTTTTGCCTGTGAATTTTATAATTTGATGATGGTAAGATTTGAGATGTATTCTGTCCAAGATCTGTATAGAGTTATGAGTTTATGTATAGAAAACTATAGAAATCTATATACATATATGAGGTTAAATATAGGACTTAAGTTCAACTGGAAGGGTTTCCTATCTTTTAAAGGTCTTTTTAAAAGCAATTTTAATGTTGATTGAGTATTAGCTTTTAATGTTGTATCAATATTAGCTTTTAGTGCTGATATAAATTTAAGCTTATGCAGATGGTGCTGTTTCAGTTAGATATGCTAATAAAGATAATGCAGACCTGTTGTTTCTGATAGAAGTAGAACTACAGACTCTGCAACATTAAGATGACTTGATGAATTACCGTCACAGATTTAGCTGGATTTAAGAAAGCCTGCAGATTTTCTGCAGGCTTTCTGTTTTGTGTCTTATCCGTATCTCATTTAAGTAAATCGTCTTCGGATACTGCGTTGTGAATTTCTGGGACTTATTTTTAAAATCATTTTTTGTCTTCTTCGAAATTTGCCAGTTCTTTCTTGACTTCTTCAAGTAGTTGCTCTTCAGTCGGAAGGTATAAATGATACTGGCTTGCAATTATACTTTTGTTGTTTTCAGGTAATGTGAATTTAACTACTCCGTCATTTTTATCAGCACACAGCAATATTCCTATAGTAGGGTTTTCGTTGTCGTTTTTTTCAATGCGGTCATAATAATTGACATACATCTGCAATTGTCCAATATCCTGATGGATAAGTTTGTGAGTTTTAATTTCTATCAAAACAAAACACTGAAGTAATCGATTGTACAAAACCATGTCTACAAAAAATTCATCTCCATCAATATGTATTCTTTTTTGTCTAGAAACAAATGAAAAACCATTTCCAATTTCTAATAAGAACTCCTGAAGATGAGTGATAATTGCCTTTTCCAGATCTTTTTCATAGTATGCAGCTTCGCGTTTTAAGCCCAAGAATTCTAAATACATAGGATCCTTTATGATTTCGCGGGCATCTGAAGGCAGTTTTTCATTTTGTGCAACAGCTAGTATACTTTTTTGATCACTGCTTATTAAGAGTCGTTCAAATAGACTGCTGTTTATCTGTCGCTCCAGCTGGCGTGATGTCCAATTGTTTTTAACACTTTCGGCAATATAGAACTCTCTTTTTTCCTGATTAGCAATGGATATCAGAAGTTTGTATTGTGTCCAGCTCAATTGCGTCCGCAGTGCGGACGCAATTGGAAAAGTTCTGTAAAATTGGCGGTATCTTTCTAATTGCCTTATTGAAAAGCCAGTTCCGTATTGCGGCTGTAATTCTTCTGCAAGATATTTAATTAAATAAGCGCCATAGTCGGCTCTTTCTTTTCCCTGCTGTTCTTCCTCGAAAATTCGTTTTCCGATCGACCAATACATCGCAGTTCTTTCATTGTCGACAGCTCTAATTGCGCGTTCTTTTGAAGTTTCAATTATTGCTTTTATATCAGGAATTATGGAATGGTTTTTTAGCATTTTTTTTAATTTAATAGTTAGACGTATTTGATTAAATTTTAAATGGAGGTTTCAAATCAAGAAACCTTTTTTTTGAAAGTATTTTACCTAAATTTAGATTTCAGTTTTTCCATGTCTTCCATTATGTTCACATCCAAAACTTTTGCGTAATGCTGGGTTTGTTTAGTGTTGGTATGTCCCATCATTGCAGATACATTTTCCAGTCTTACCCCATTTCCTAAAGTGACAGTGGTGGCAAAAGTATGTCTGGCAACATACCAAGTAAGGTGTTTATTTATGCCACAGACATCGGCAATTTCCTTCAGATAGGCATTCATTTTCTGGTTTGAAATTTTGGGAATAAGACCTTTCTGCTGGTTTTTATATTTAAAAATAATTTTCTCAACCGTAGGTAGTACCGGTACATTGGCCCTAATTGCAGTTTTTGCCCTGCTGGTCATAATCCATAAATTTCCATTTGAATCTTCGGATAAGTTTCTTTCAGTGAGTTCCAAGGCGTCGATGGGTGCATATCCTGTATAGCAGCTGAAAAGAAATATGTCCTTAACTTTTTCCAGACGCGGCGTCTGAAATATTTTGCTCTCGATTGTGTTCAGTTCCTGCTGGGTAAGGAAAACAGCATCTTTGACACTCAGTCTGCCGTCATATATATTGAATGGATTTTTTATGATCAAATCCATCTTGATGGCGTAATTGCAGGCAGTTTTGTACATTTTCATATATTTTACCACCGAATTGTTTTTTATGCCTGTCTGATCTTTAAAACTGCTCTCATATTTAAGGAACTGTTCCAGTTTAAAGACAAATGAGCTGGATAGTTCAGATGACGGCATGTCTTCCTTTTTATAGTTGCTATTGATGAAACTCAGAAGCAGGTCTTTTGCCCTTTTGTACTTCTGCAATGAAGCCGGAGCACGTTCTCCTGAGTTGACTCTTTTGCTGAAAAATAAGATATAAGTGTCCAAAATCACAATTATGGTAGAGCCTTGAGACTGGTCGATTTTGTCTTTTCCTGTCAGTTCAGCTTTTAATAATTGAAGGTTGACCTCAGGATCGATTCTGAATAGTTCAGTAAATTTTTTGGCAACATTGAGCTGGAAAAGATCAAGCAGGTTTTTGATTACTATTTCCTTTTCAATTTTAAGCTGGTTTCTAAGGTTATTGGTGCTGGCCCATCTTTCTTTTGAAATGGCTTGTCCGGTTGACATTGAAATTTGTTTGTCATTGTAACTCAAACGGGCATAGATTGGAGATTCGCCGTTCTTGTTTACTCTGTCGGATTTCTGGTAAAAAATTACTTTTAACATGTTATCTAGTTTTAAAATTAATAATCAAATTGAATTAAAAATTTTAAGAGAGCCCATAAACAGCAGGGAATTCCCAAGGAATTCTTTTGTTTTAGTTACCCTTTTTTGAGAAAAAAAAATCAAAAAAAGACGGGGTAACTAATAGGGTAACCATTCTTTGATAAAACATGTGCTTTTTGAAAAGTCTGCAAAAACGAAAAAGCCTTTAAACACTAGTGTTTAAAGGCTTTTGACTTTTAAAGTTTCTTCTGAAACTTCTACTGGCGGAGAAAGAGGGATTCGAACCCCCGGACCTGTTACAGTCAACAGTTTTCAAGACTGCCGCATTCGACCGCTCTGCCATTTCTCCAATATGTCGCTATCATTTCGTGATTGCGAGTGCAAATATAGTGCGCTTTTCCGATTATAAAAACTTTTTTCTGAGTTTTTTTAATATAATTTTCAAGTATCTAATTATCAGTATTTCCGAAACACGATTTTTTTGTAAATTAATCCAAATCGTCCAAAATCGGGGTCGGTTTTTTGTTCTCATCAACTGCAACAAAAGAAAAAGTTCCCGAAACTACCGTTTCGCGAAGCTCAGAATACATTTGTTCCATAAAAATATCAACATGGATTTTACAGCTGGTTCTTCCAACGCTGTCTACTTTTGCAACTAATTCGATTAAAGTACCGGCCGGAATTGCTTTTTTAAAGTCAATTTGTCCTGTAGATATTGTAACAACTTTTTTACGGCTAAAGCGTGTTGCGCAAATGAAAGCAACTTCATCCATTAAATGAAGTGCAGTTCCTCCAAATAAAGTATCATAATGGTTAGTTGTGCTTGGAAAAACGGCTTTGAATATACGTGTCTCAGATTTCTGAATTCTTTCTTCTATTGTCCCCATATTAGTAATTAACGTATTCTGTAATTTCAAGTCCGTAACCAATCATACCAACACGTTTTGTTTGCTCTGTATTCGAAACTAATCTAATTTTAGAAATATCAATATCATGAAGGATTTGAGCGCCAATTCCGTAGTCTTTGCTGTCAATAATAACTTTTGGAGCTTTTAATGTTCCTTGCGATTGGAGTGATTTAAGTTCTGAAATTCTGTTTAGAAGATTAACAGCGGTCATATCTTGATTGATAAAAATAACAGCACCTTTTCCGTTTTCATTAATCACTTTAAACATTTCGTCTAATTGCTGTTCTGCATTATTAGTCAATGTTCCTAATAAATCATTATTTACCTGACTAGAGTGGATTCTAGTTAATATAGGTTCTCCAGAACTCCACGTTCCTTTTGTTAATGCAATATGAATTTGTTTATTGGTAGTCTGCTCGTAAGCTCTCAAACGAAAAGTTCCAAAACGAGTTTCGATATCAAAATCTTCTTTTTTAACGATCAAACTATCGTGCTGCATTCTGTAAGCAACCAAATCTTCAATCGAAACTAATTTCAAATTAAATTTCTGCGCCACTTTTATCAATTCAGGTAAACGAGACATTGTTCCATCTTCGTTTAAGATTTCACAGATTACACCAGCTGGTTTAAAACCTGCTAGACGAGCAAAATCAATTGCAGCTTCGGTATGGCCTGTTCTTCTTAAAACACCGCCTTGTTTAGCGATCAAAGGAAAAATATGACCAGGACGAGCTAAATCGTGTGGTTTTGTATTAGGATCAACCAAAGCTTCAACTGTTTTTGAACGGTCGGCAGCCGAAATTCCAGTTGTAACTCCATTTCCTTTTAAATCAACAGAAACTGTAAAAGCAGTTTCCATATGATCTGTATTGTTAGTAACCATGGCACGAAGGTCTAGTTCTTTACAACGGCTTTCTGTCAATGGTGTACAGATTAAACCGCGTCCGTGGGTAGCCATAAAATTGATCATTTCAGGTGTTATTTTTTCAGCTGCTGCTAAAAAATCACCTTCATTTTCACGATCTTCATCATCGACTACAATGATTACTTTACCTTGACGAATATCTTCTATAGCTTCTTCAATGGTATTCAGTTGTATTTTTGTTGTTGACATAATTATTGTTGCTTTTGAGCAGGTGAGAACCGCTCAGAAATTTTCTGAAATAGTTGTGAAATTGGAGTTGTAATCGCATCAAAATTAATTAATCCGTTGTCGTTTGTTGCTCTATAAGTCAAAAGAACTGCTAACGGCAATAAAATAAACGACGACATCCATGATCCCATAAAAGGAGTCATACCGCCCTCTTGTGATAATCTTTTTCCGAAAGTATTGATAAAGTGAAAAGTAATAAAGATTAAAACGGCAAAAACAATTGGAAGCCCAAGTCCGCCTTTTCTAATAATAGCACCGAGGGGAGCTCCAATAAAAAACATTAAAAAACAGGCAAAGGCAATAACAAACTTTTCGTAAAAAGCACTTAAATGTTTGTTGATTTCACGTTGTTTGTCCTTTAAATCTTTTTGAGTAGTTTCTATCGAATAAATATTACTTGTAACAGTGCTTGCAGCCATTTTTAAAATGTCTACTTGGTCTTTGTTAGAATACATTGACATAAGATCGTTAGGAAGTTGTTTTTTCTTAAAATCTTTTTTTACTGCTACTGGAGGAGCTTTTCTAATTCCGACACGCTGATTTATATTCTCTGAAAAAGAAATAATTTCGTTGTCTAAGTTTTTGTTTAATGAATCTAATGTGTATCGTAATTCATTAACATTCAACATTGCATTTGTACCAGCGATACTTTCCTTGCTGTCATCCACTTTGTTTAATTCCGATAAATCTATGTTGATGATCTGTTTTTTGAACTTTCCTTTTATAAAAGGAAGTTTAGCGCGATCTTCGTATTTTTTTGGAGTGACATCTTGATAATAATAACCATCATTTAAAATCAGTTTTAAAATACTAGACTGCTCGCTGCTTACCAGTTCGCCAGTTTTAGATTTTATAACTGTTTTGTTTTCGCCCATATTATTAGGCTTTTCATGAATGGTTACTCCTGTAAGATGATTTCCGTTTTCGCCTGTTTTTTTATTAACCTTAATATTATAGAAGCCAACATCGTTAAACTGACCCTCAGCAATCGCCATTGCAGGTTTAGCTTGTGCTATATTTTTTCTAAAGTTGACAAATTTATATTCAGCGTAAGGAATAACATTGTTGGCAAACCAAAATGCAACAATACTTAAAACGAAAATAAAAATAATTAAGACTCGCATCGCTCTCTGCAGCGAAATCCCTGACGATTTCATTGCGGCAAACTCATAGTTTTCGGCTAAGTTTCCGAAAGTCATAATAGAGGCCAATAAAACCGATAAGGGTAAAACCAGTGGTATAATACGAGGCATAGAAAAAAGCAGGAATTTCACAACCAATATTAAGTCGAGATCTTTACCTGCTAGTTCTGATATAAATAGCCATACTGTTTGAAGTATGAATATGAAAAATAAGATTACAAATACCGTAGTAAATGTAAGTAAGAATGTTTTTAATAAGTATTTGTCTAGAATTTTCAACCTTCTGATTAATCTAATTTATTGATGTAGTATTTCGGATATTTACTCGCTACAAAGGTAAATTGATTTTTTGATAAAGGCTGATTGGTTTTAAAAGAATTAACGGTTAAAGTTGTTTTTGTTCCGTTTTTTCCAGTTTCAATCAAATTATAGATGTGTTTTGTCTGAACATCAATGCCTAAAAGAATTTCTTTTCTTTGGTCTTTTCCAGTAGTTGGGACTAGTTTAATGTATTGAATTTTTCTTCCTTTTACGTTTTGTACAATATCCATATTGTATTTATAGCCAGAATTAAAGAAAGTAAGCATTTTTGAAGGAGTGATAGCATTATCATCTTTCTCGTTCACTTTAGAAACTGTAACTTCTTCGTCTTCAGGAACAATAGTGTATGTTTTTTGTCCGTCAAAAATTTTAGTAACCCCCATGAAATTTAATACATATTGGTTGCCTTTCATGGTAACATTTCCTTTACTATCTTGATTGATATTTTCTTTGGCATTGTTCAAAGAGTATTTAAAATCAATAACAATATTATTGTAGCTTTTAATTTTAGAAGTTACTTCGTTCAATAAATCTTTAGCTTTTTTATCTTGAGCCTGAACAGAAGTGAAGCTCAAAAGCAATATAACTGCCATTTGAAAACATCTTTTGGTCATGTTTGTGATAGAATTGTTGTTGATTTCTTGAATTTTTGCTTTCATGATTGGATTAATTTTGTTCATTGTTAAAAAATTGATCAAGAGCATTTAAATCTAAGATGTTTACACTGCGTGCTTTACTGCCTTCGAACGGACCAACGATTCCTGCTGCTTCCAGTTGATCGATCAAACGACCGGCTCTGTTGTATCCTAATTTTAATTTTCGCTGCAATAAAGAAGCAGAACCCTGCTGTGCATTGACAATAATCTCTGCCGCTTCTCTAAATAAAGTATCTCTTTCAGAAATATCTATATCAAGATTAATGCCACTTTCTTCTCCAACAAACTCAGGAAGCAAATAAGCTGTAGCATATGCTTTCTGGCCTCCAATAAAATCTGTAATTTTTTCAACTTCTGGAGTATCTATAAAGGCACATTGTACACGTACTACATCATTTCCATTGGTATATAATAAATCTCCACGTCCAATTAACTGATCGGCTCCTTGGGTATCAAGAATTGTTCGCGAGTCAATTTTAGAAGTTACCCTAAAAGCAATTCTCGCTGGGAAATTGGCTTTAATTAAACCTGTAATAACGTTTACAGATGGTCTTTGTGTTGCAATAATTAAGTGAATTCCGATCGCACGGGCTAATTGTGCTAAACGGGCAATAGGAATTTCGACTTCTTTTCCTGCTGTCATAATCAAATCGGCGAACTCATCGACAACCAGAACGATGTAAGGTAAAAATCGGTGGCCAGCCTCTGGATTCAATTTTCTGGATTTGAATTTTTCGTTGTATTCTTTAATATTACGAACCATCGCATCTTTTAGTAAAGAGTAACGATTGTCCATTTCCACACAAAGTGAATTTAAAGTATTTACAACTTTTGCATTATCTGTAATGATAGCATCTTCTGTGTCTGGAAGTTTGGCTAGATAATGTCTTTCTATTTTATTGAAAAGAGTAAGCTCTACTTTTTTCGGATCGACCAAAACAAATTTTACTTCTGCTGGATGTTTTTTGTATAATAATGAAGTTAAAACCGCATTTAATCCAACAGATTTCCCTTGTCCAGTTGCTCCGGCCATCAATAAGTGGGGCATTTTGGCTAAATCGACAACAAAAGTTTCATTCGAAATGGTTTTTCCTAAAGCAATTGGCAGTTCCATTTCAGCTTCTTGGAACTTAGCAGCTCCAATAACACTTTTCATAGAAACCATAGTTGGATTCTTGTTTGGAACCTCAATACCAATCGTTCCTTTTCCTGGAATTGGCGCAATAATCCGAATTCCTAATGCAGATAAGGACAAGGCAATATCATCTTCTAAACTCTTAATTTTAGAAATTCTAATTCCTGCTTCGGGTACAATTTCGTATAAAGTTACCGATGGTCCAACGGTTGCTTTAATCTGCGCAATTTCAATTTTGTAGTTACGAAGTGTATCTACAATTTTGTTTTTATTTTCTTCTAATTCCTCTTGATTAATTGTAATTCCGCCAGTCGAATATTCTTTTAATAAATCGATGGTTGGGAATTTGTAATTGGATAAATCCAAAGTTGGGTCAAATAATCCAAAATCGGCAACTAGGCGAGAAGCTAAGTTTTCTTCAATAATATCTTCTTCTTTCGCTTTTTCAATTACAAATGCTTCATCGGGAGAAACCAGCGGTAATTCCGGTTTTGGAGTAATTGGTTTTAAAATCGGATTCAATTCAATTTCTGAAGAATGAGAAATAGTTGGTTTTAATGCTTCTTTGTTGATTTCAAATTGAGAATCGACAGTTTTGATATGAATATCATCTAAATCAGGATCTTTTTCTGGTTCTTCAACGGCAAATTCTTCTAAATTATAAGCGCTTTCTGGCTGTTGAACAGCAGGTTTTAAAGCATCTAATTCTGATTTGAATTCTTTTTTAGTAGAATCAAAATACGATTGAATTTTTTCTGGAGATAATTTGATTTTGAAAATCAAATATACAATTAACCCAAAAAGCAGTGTAAGTAAAGTGCCAGTTTTTCCGATATAATCTTGCAGGAATAAATTTAGTTCGTAACCAATTGTACCGCCTAATTCTGGTGCAGAAGTAGCAAAGAAACCAAATAAAATAGAAACAACTATGATAGCAAAAATATCCCAAAACCAAGTATTTTTTAGTTTTTGGGTAGAAAGTTCTAATGCTAAAAACATTCCAGTAAGGAAAAATAAACGTACAAGAATGAAAGAGGCGATTCCGAAACCTTTGTAAATAATCAAATCTGCTAAAAAAGCTCCAAATTTTCCGAGCCAGTTCTCAGCAACTTCTGTACGGTCGCCAAGCTGGTCTACGACACTTTGATCATTCTGCCATTGTCCATTAACATAAAAAGAAATAAATGCCACTAATAGTGCAATAGAAAAAAGAACCAAAAGGCATCCTAAAACAAATTTTTGTTGTTTGGATATCTTAAAAGATCTTTTATTTCCTTCTTGTTTGTCGTTTTTTTTATCTACAGTTTCTTTTTTGCTAGTTTTTGCCATTCTTGCGTTTCCCTTTGCTTAAATAAATTTTGGAATATAAATAATCAAGCCTATTGCTATTGCAGTCATTGCAGCAAAAAATACCGCCCCTGCAGCAATATCTTTGATAAAACCGATCCTTTTACTGTAATCGGGATGAATAAAATCGGCAATTTTTTCAACTGCCGTATTTAATCCTTCAACACTTAAAACCAAACCAATTGCCATTGTTTGACAAAGCCATTCGGTTTGTGAAATATGAAAATAGAACCCAGCGATGGTCATGATAATTCCCAATGAGAATTGAACCATAACGCTGTGTTCTGTTTTAATCAATTTTACAGCTCCTTTAAAAGCATAAGTTACGCTCTTTAATCGACCTGTAACAAAAGTATTATCTTTTTGAAACTCCATTTAAGGGAAAATATTATAGTGCTGCTAAAGCTGCTTCGTAATTAGGTTCGTTTGCAATTTCAGCAACTTGTTCTGTGTGAACGATTTTTCCATCAGCATCAACAACAATAATTGCTCTTGAATGTAAACCAGCTAAAGGTCCGTCAACGATTTCTAAACCATTTGCTTTTCCAAAATCACCAGTTTTAAAATCAGATAAGTTTACAACATTTTCTAAACCTTCAGCACCACAAAAACGTTTTTGAGCGAAAGGTAAATCTCTAGAAATACATAAAACAGTAGTGTTCTCTAATCCGCTTGCACTTTCGTTGAATTTTCTAACAGATGCAGCACAAGTTCCTGTGTCAACACTTGGAAAAATGTTTAAAACTAATTTTTTACCAGCGAAGTTACTTAATGAAGCAACAGATAAGTCATTTTGAACTAATTTGAAGTCAGCTAATTGCGATCCAACTGCTGGTAACTCGCCTGATGTATGAACTGGATTTCCTCCTAATGTGATAGATGCCATGATTTTTGTTTAAAATTAATGAGGCTCAAAAGTAAGGATTAATATTTGAATCTAAAAGTATTTGTTAGGGGTTTAAGGAGAGATTAAGGAGGTGAATTTTTATCTTGCTTTTCGCATAGATTGAACGCCGATGACACGGATTTGCTTACGCAAAAACGCGGATCTAAACGGATTTTTTTCTTTTTACTATTAAGTAGGAAACAACAAAATTCGTTTAGATCCGTGACTTTACGAAGTGAATCCGTGTCATCCGCGTGCCATTTGACACAACCAAAAAAAAAGCGTCTCTAAAATAGAAACGCTTTCTCAGTCATGTTTTTTTTTGTTTTTTGAGATATAGAGGCCGATTTATTTATCGATAGAACCTAAAACACGTTTCATGAACGTATTTAGAGCTTCTTTTTTATCTGTTCCTTGAGCAACCAATTTTTGTACTTCAAGGGCACCGTACATATTCGAAATCAATTCGCCGATTACATCCAATTCTTCGTCTTTAAGAGAAGGAATTTCAGTCATCGCTTCCAAAACTTCGATCGTTTCGATAATATAATCTTGATCGTTTTCTTCGATAAATTGCGTTAAATGCTTTATTACGGGTAATTTCATAATTTTAGACTTCTTAGATTTTTAGACATTCTTAGACTCCTTAGACTTTTTTAAAGTTTGTAGACAACTTCTAAGAAGTCTAAAAATCTAAGCCAGTCTAACTAATCTAAATTTAAGCAATTGCGTTAACTAAATCGATTAAAACTTCTTGTTTGTTGGTTTGAGTTTCGCCAACTAATTGTCCGTTTACGAAAGTTGCAAATGTAGGCAGGTTGCTCACATTAGCTAATTTTCTTGATTCTGGAGAGTTTTCTGCATCAACCAAAACAAAAGTGATAGCTTCATTTTCTGTTGCTAATTTTTTGAATTTTGGTTTCATAATACGGCAATTTCCACACCATGAAGCTGAATATTGTACTACTACTTTTTCGTTTTTAGCAACTAAATCTGCTAACGTATCTTCGTTTAAGTCGATTAACATAGTTTTTTATTTTAAGACACTAAGTTGCTAAGGTTCTAAGATGCTAAGTTTGCTCTCGAACCGAATAACTTTGTGTGGATTTATTTGATTTTTTTTTAAGTCGTTGAGATTCTAAGATCTAAGTTTAATCTTAG contains:
- a CDS encoding DNA translocase FtsK codes for the protein MAKTSKKETVDKKNDKQEGNKRSFKISKQQKFVLGCLLVLFSIALLVAFISFYVNGQWQNDQSVVDQLGDRTEVAENWLGKFGAFLADLIIYKGFGIASFILVRLFFLTGMFLALELSTQKLKNTWFWDIFAIIVVSILFGFFATSAPELGGTIGYELNLFLQDYIGKTGTLLTLLFGLIVYLIFKIKLSPEKIQSYFDSTKKEFKSELDALKPAVQQPESAYNLEEFAVEEPEKDPDLDDIHIKTVDSQFEINKEALKPTISHSSEIELNPILKPITPKPELPLVSPDEAFVIEKAKEEDIIEENLASRLVADFGLFDPTLDLSNYKFPTIDLLKEYSTGGITINQEELEENKNKIVDTLRNYKIEIAQIKATVGPSVTLYEIVPEAGIRISKIKSLEDDIALSLSALGIRIIAPIPGKGTIGIEVPNKNPTMVSMKSVIGAAKFQEAEMELPIALGKTISNETFVVDLAKMPHLLMAGATGQGKSVGLNAVLTSLLYKKHPAEVKFVLVDPKKVELTLFNKIERHYLAKLPDTEDAIITDNAKVVNTLNSLCVEMDNRYSLLKDAMVRNIKEYNEKFKSRKLNPEAGHRFLPYIVLVVDEFADLIMTAGKEVEIPIARLAQLARAIGIHLIIATQRPSVNVITGLIKANFPARIAFRVTSKIDSRTILDTQGADQLIGRGDLLYTNGNDVVRVQCAFIDTPEVEKITDFIGGQKAYATAYLLPEFVGEESGINLDIDISERDTLFREAAEIIVNAQQGSASLLQRKLKLGYNRAGRLIDQLEAAGIVGPFEGSKARSVNILDLNALDQFFNNEQN
- a CDS encoding diacylglycerol kinase family protein, which codes for MEFQKDNTFVTGRLKSVTYAFKGAVKLIKTEHSVMVQFSLGIIMTIAGFYFHISQTEWLCQTMAIGLVLSVEGLNTAVEKIADFIHPDYSKRIGFIKDIAAGAVFFAAMTAIAIGLIIYIPKFI
- the tpx gene encoding thiol peroxidase; this encodes MASITLGGNPVHTSGELPAVGSQLADFKLVQNDLSVASLSNFAGKKLVLNIFPSVDTGTCAASVRKFNESASGLENTTVLCISRDLPFAQKRFCGAEGLENVVNLSDFKTGDFGKANGLEIVDGPLAGLHSRAIIVVDADGKIVHTEQVAEIANEPNYEAALAAL
- a CDS encoding thioredoxin family protein produces the protein MLIDLNEDTLADLVAKNEKVVVQYSASWCGNCRIMKPKFKKLATENEAITFVLVDAENSPESRKLANVSNLPTFATFVNGQLVGETQTNKQEVLIDLVNAIA